Proteins found in one uncultured Desulfuromonas sp. genomic segment:
- a CDS encoding inorganic phosphate transporter: MGTEFFMVGVGILIIIAIIDIVVGVSNDAVNFLNSSIGSGVATRRTIMIIASLGIIAGVTFSSGMMEVARKGIFHPEFFTMPELLTIFLAVMITDIILLDLFNTYGMPTSTTVSIVFELLGAAVVVSLLKIISAGDGLSTIANYINSAKAFTIIMGILLSVAVSFVCGAVAQFFTRLLFTFDYRQRIKRYGALWGGLALTSITYFILVKGAKGASFMTAENISWIKGNTLLLIGIIFVSSAVILQILQLMKVNILKPIVLIGTFALAMAFAANDLVNFIGVPLAGLHAFKSAIATADPLTVTMGALDKKVHSETLYLLIAGIIMVLTIWISRKSRSVSETEISLSQQDEGAERFESIGLSRAIVRLVLHIFDTAKLVVPKPVRHLVSRRLDPAAAPLPTEGGTTASFDLLRASVNLMMASAVISYATSNKLPLSTTYVTFMVAMGSSFADQAWGRESAVYRITGVLTVIGGWFMTAVIAFTCAATFATVIFYGQALGVIVLILLAAGLIYNAHCKHRVMSGEAEKEKIFNLKSVEEPLTAIETTFEHMGLLLDEIRTSLDSTLEALFRENPDQLRVQRKRVKKIQRWANVISANVFKAMRVLSQTGLAVSNKYPQTIRRMQKLSDGQRDIVLRSYRHVGNHHKGLLPVQIEELQQVRELLNEILTEVEETFHRRRTADLDSLRRKDEQLRTLAAMLDEKQALRIHDNSSKTRLSILYYAIVGNAMMLSKQNLELLEIFEQSFGEID, from the coding sequence ATGGGAACTGAATTCTTTATGGTCGGGGTTGGAATCCTGATCATCATTGCTATCATCGACATTGTCGTCGGCGTCAGCAATGATGCGGTGAACTTCCTCAATTCCTCCATCGGCTCGGGTGTCGCCACCCGCCGCACCATCATGATCATTGCCAGTCTCGGCATTATCGCCGGCGTCACCTTTTCCAGCGGCATGATGGAGGTGGCCCGTAAAGGAATTTTCCATCCGGAATTCTTTACCATGCCGGAACTGCTGACCATCTTTCTCGCGGTCATGATCACCGATATTATCCTGCTTGACCTGTTCAATACCTACGGCATGCCGACATCGACCACCGTCTCCATTGTGTTCGAACTTCTTGGTGCGGCTGTTGTCGTCTCGCTGCTCAAAATCATCTCCGCCGGGGATGGCCTGTCGACCATTGCCAATTACATCAACTCGGCCAAAGCGTTTACCATCATCATGGGTATTTTGTTGTCTGTGGCCGTGTCGTTTGTCTGTGGTGCCGTGGCCCAGTTCTTCACCCGATTGTTATTCACCTTTGACTACCGCCAACGCATTAAACGTTACGGTGCTTTGTGGGGTGGCCTGGCACTGACCTCGATCACCTATTTCATCCTGGTGAAGGGCGCCAAGGGCGCCTCATTCATGACGGCGGAAAACATCAGTTGGATCAAAGGCAACACCCTGCTGCTGATCGGTATTATCTTTGTGTCCTCCGCTGTGATTCTGCAAATTCTCCAACTGATGAAGGTCAACATTCTCAAACCGATTGTTCTCATCGGCACCTTTGCCCTGGCCATGGCCTTTGCCGCCAATGACCTGGTCAACTTCATCGGCGTTCCACTGGCCGGCCTGCATGCGTTCAAGTCGGCCATCGCCACGGCCGATCCGCTCACCGTCACCATGGGTGCCCTGGACAAGAAAGTGCACTCGGAAACGCTTTACCTGCTCATCGCCGGCATTATTATGGTTCTGACCATCTGGATATCACGCAAATCACGCAGTGTCTCCGAGACCGAAATCAGCCTCAGCCAACAGGATGAAGGGGCGGAACGTTTTGAATCCATTGGTCTGTCACGTGCCATTGTCCGCCTGGTTCTGCATATCTTTGATACTGCCAAACTGGTGGTTCCCAAACCGGTCCGTCATCTGGTCAGCCGCCGACTCGACCCTGCTGCCGCACCGCTGCCCACGGAAGGAGGCACCACCGCATCCTTTGACCTGCTGCGCGCTTCGGTCAACCTGATGATGGCCAGTGCGGTGATCTCCTACGCCACGTCCAACAAGCTGCCACTGTCCACCACCTATGTGACCTTCATGGTCGCCATGGGCAGTTCGTTTGCCGACCAGGCCTGGGGCCGTGAAAGCGCCGTCTATCGGATCACCGGTGTTCTCACGGTTATCGGCGGCTGGTTTATGACGGCGGTGATCGCTTTTACCTGTGCCGCCACTTTTGCCACCGTCATCTTCTACGGTCAGGCACTCGGTGTCATTGTGCTGATTTTGCTCGCCGCCGGCCTGATCTACAATGCCCATTGCAAACATCGCGTTATGTCCGGCGAAGCGGAAAAAGAGAAAATTTTCAACCTCAAGTCCGTTGAAGAACCACTAACAGCCATTGAGACAACCTTTGAGCACATGGGCCTGTTACTCGACGAAATCCGCACCTCACTGGACAGCACCCTTGAAGCTCTGTTTCGAGAGAATCCGGATCAGTTGCGCGTACAGCGCAAGCGGGTAAAAAAGATTCAGCGCTGGGCCAACGTCATCAGCGCCAATGTTTTCAAAGCCATGCGCGTGCTCAGCCAAACGGGACTGGCGGTTTCCAACAAATACCCTCAGACCATCCGTCGTATGCAGAAACTCTCCGACGGCCAGCGTGATATTGTTCTGCGCTCTTATCGCCATGTCGGCAACCATCACAAAGGCTTGCTGCCGGTACAAATTGAGGAGCTGCAGCAAGTGCGCGAACTGCTCAACGAGATCCTCACGGAAGTGGAAGAAACATTCCACCGCCGCCGCACCGCCGACCTCGACAGCCTGCGCCGAAAAGACGAACAACTGCGCACCCTGGCCGCCATGCTGGACGAAAAGCAGGCACTGCGCATTCATGACAATTCGTCGAAAACGCGTTTGAGTATCCTTTACTATGCCATCGTCGGTAATGCGATGATGCTGTCGAAACAAAACCTTGAATTGCTGGAAATTTTCGAGCAATCGTTCGGTGAAATTGATTAA
- a CDS encoding DUF2149 domain-containing protein, which translates to MRISRRPRRYFARPSGSREGADEDPLAGIANLFDLGLVFIVALIISVFSAYHLEDLFDQNSELTVMKRTADGQLEIITKKGRKIEAFRSTKQQTSGQGERLGTAYRLKDGSMVYVPED; encoded by the coding sequence ATGAGGATTTCGCGCAGGCCACGACGTTATTTCGCTCGGCCCAGCGGCAGTCGGGAGGGGGCGGATGAAGATCCGTTGGCCGGTATTGCCAATCTGTTTGATCTCGGTCTGGTGTTTATTGTGGCGTTGATCATTTCGGTTTTTTCCGCCTATCATCTGGAGGATTTGTTTGATCAGAACAGCGAGTTGACGGTGATGAAGCGCACCGCCGACGGCCAACTGGAGATCATTACCAAGAAGGGGCGCAAGATTGAAGCCTTTCGTTCGACGAAGCAGCAGACCTCGGGGCAGGGCGAACGGCTGGGAACCGCTTATCGTCTCAAGGACGGCAGCATGGTCTATGTGCCGGAAGATTGA
- a CDS encoding MotA/TolQ/ExbB proton channel family protein, which translates to MALIKTYIYLISTALFYPVLVLLAALSVWALLLLGFFCADAYERLRLIPLKQADELLDAPDSHRQRCSYAVRAYLRELRALLEHGGATRDLEIEHLLQQHRRRLDTKLDKLMILVRTGPGLGLIGTLIPMGTGLAALGQGDMTRLAADLVVAFTTTVVGMAVGLLAYVLHSLQKRWHEEDLLQMELATELLVDGAVADPQDATQREQGARAA; encoded by the coding sequence ATGGCTTTGATCAAAACCTATATTTATCTCATTTCCACCGCCCTGTTTTACCCAGTGTTGGTGCTGCTGGCGGCGTTGTCGGTGTGGGCTCTGCTGTTACTCGGCTTTTTCTGCGCCGATGCCTATGAGCGGCTGCGCCTGATTCCGCTGAAGCAGGCGGATGAACTGCTGGACGCGCCCGATTCGCACCGGCAGCGCTGCAGCTATGCGGTCCGTGCCTATCTGCGCGAACTCAGGGCGCTGCTTGAGCACGGCGGCGCGACGCGGGATTTGGAAATCGAGCACCTGCTCCAGCAGCATCGCCGAAGGCTGGATACGAAACTGGATAAACTGATGATTCTGGTGCGCACCGGCCCCGGTCTCGGCCTGATCGGCACCTTGATTCCCATGGGCACCGGCCTGGCCGCTCTCGGTCAGGGAGATATGACCCGGCTGGCCGCCGACCTGGTGGTTGCTTTTACCACCACTGTGGTCGGCATGGCGGTCGGTCTGTTGGCCTATGTGCTGCACAGCCTGCAGAAACGCTGGCACGAGGAAGATCTGCTGCAGATGGAATTGGCGACGGAGTTGCTGGTCGACGGCGCAGTAGCGGACCCGCAAGACGCGACGCAACGCGAACAGGGGGCGAGGGCGGCATGA
- a CDS encoding DUF2162 family putative transporter produces MEFKSLVLGLVFGLGVFAVKSGIGLGALIGVIAEPRRRRLAVFGHLLAYLALFGLGALLLRQVALLDYFPRVQSLFRVGTTLHLLLAVALGGWGLVLLFGRSGKTGWQRRGWLLLSLPCPVCATVIVLETAFVMQFFPHRALFAVAAMATGFVLVQFLTALLLRRSLRQTVDGERVLGVFMVLLSAYFVLAACLMPQFAQIDRIYRLCAAGDGCCGEGNQLLVTLFAMAAVAGVGVLLRLRHMKRI; encoded by the coding sequence ATGGAATTTAAAAGCCTGGTTCTGGGGCTGGTGTTCGGTCTGGGCGTGTTTGCCGTCAAAAGCGGCATCGGCCTGGGCGCGCTGATTGGCGTCATTGCCGAACCGCGTCGCAGACGGCTGGCGGTGTTCGGGCATCTGCTCGCTTATCTGGCCCTGTTCGGCCTCGGTGCGCTGTTGCTGCGGCAGGTCGCCCTGCTGGACTATTTTCCCCGTGTCCAGAGCCTGTTTCGCGTCGGCACCACCCTGCATCTGCTCCTGGCTGTGGCCCTGGGTGGCTGGGGACTGGTGCTGTTGTTCGGCCGCAGCGGTAAAACGGGCTGGCAGCGCCGTGGCTGGCTGTTGTTGAGCCTGCCCTGCCCGGTGTGCGCCACGGTGATTGTGCTGGAAACCGCCTTTGTCATGCAGTTTTTTCCGCACCGGGCGCTGTTCGCTGTTGCCGCCATGGCAACGGGGTTCGTGTTGGTGCAGTTCCTCACCGCACTGCTGCTGCGCCGCAGCCTGCGGCAGACGGTGGATGGTGAGCGCGTCCTCGGCGTGTTCATGGTGTTGCTTTCGGCCTATTTTGTGCTGGCGGCCTGCCTGATGCCGCAGTTTGCCCAGATCGATCGCATCTATCGACTGTGCGCTGCCGGAGACGGTTGCTGCGGGGAAGGGAATCAACTGCTGGTGACGCTGTTTGCCATGGCGGCGGTCGCCGGGGTGGGGGTGTTGTTGCGTTTGCGTCATATGAAAAGGATCTGA
- the metE gene encoding 5-methyltetrahydropteroyltriglutamate--homocysteine S-methyltransferase: MEAHVLGFPRIGRGRELKKALEAYWRGESSAEALLHCAESLREQNWRYQHDNGLSLVTVGDFSLYDQMLDTACMLGMVPPRFGTVNGDVDLTTYFHMARGDAQRNIPAMEMTKWFDTNYHYLVPEFSAQTTIQLASRKLLDETHQALALGLRPKPVLIGPITFLSLSKQEDGVNRWEFLPQILAVYCEVINRLAPLCDWIQIDEPVLCTDLSLEGKAQATTTWQQLKQAAGSCQVLLATYFGRLDEAVPLIAASGCDAIHLDVLRNESHLSEIIQQLPTSMMVSAGIVEGRNVWKNDLRCSRERLDRLRNMIGDERLMIGSTSSLLHVPVDLFQEQQLDPAIKSWLAFAVQKCREVALLAHLLDDGDHEALLRGSDHVQATRRNDSRVERPLVRQRAAQVNDAMLTRTAYALRRPQQAQWLHLPLLPTTTIGSYPQTRAIRLMRRRYQSGEVSEQVYRTFMQSEIHNTVSEQDVLGLDVLVHGEPERNDMVEYFGQQMDGFCFSEHGWVQSYGSRCVKPPIIYGDVSRPRPITVEWIRYAQSLTDKPIKGMVTGPVTMLCWSFVRDDLPRDVVCRQLALAVRDEVQDLEQAGIQLIQIDEAALREGMPLRKDEAETYLRWAVDCFRLTSAGVADTTQIHSHMCYSDFNTILPWIAAMDADVISIEASRSNMDLLEGFRRLEYPNEIGPGIYDIHSPRVPEVAELTDLIWRALEVVPKEKLWINPDCGLKTRQWPEVRAALRNMVLAAHQVRQRVEQDQLSCRTAD; encoded by the coding sequence ATGGAAGCACATGTTTTAGGTTTCCCACGGATTGGTCGTGGGCGAGAATTGAAAAAGGCCCTGGAGGCCTACTGGCGTGGCGAAAGCAGCGCCGAAGCATTATTGCATTGCGCCGAAAGCCTGCGCGAGCAGAATTGGCGCTATCAGCACGACAACGGTTTATCTCTGGTCACGGTTGGTGACTTTTCCCTTTATGACCAGATGCTTGATACCGCCTGCATGCTCGGCATGGTGCCGCCCCGTTTCGGTACGGTGAACGGCGATGTTGACCTGACCACCTATTTCCACATGGCGCGTGGCGATGCGCAACGCAATATCCCAGCCATGGAAATGACCAAGTGGTTTGATACCAATTACCACTACCTGGTCCCGGAATTTTCCGCCCAGACCACCATCCAACTGGCATCGCGCAAACTACTCGACGAAACCCACCAGGCCTTGGCTCTGGGGTTGCGTCCCAAACCGGTTCTGATCGGACCGATCACCTTTCTCTCTTTGAGCAAACAGGAAGACGGCGTTAATCGCTGGGAGTTCCTGCCGCAGATTTTGGCTGTTTATTGCGAGGTCATTAACCGGCTGGCACCGCTGTGCGACTGGATTCAGATCGATGAGCCGGTACTGTGTACTGACCTGTCTCTGGAAGGCAAAGCACAGGCCACAACGACCTGGCAACAGCTCAAGCAGGCGGCCGGATCGTGCCAAGTGCTGTTGGCCACCTACTTTGGTCGCCTGGATGAGGCCGTGCCGTTAATTGCGGCCAGCGGCTGCGATGCCATCCATCTTGATGTGTTGCGCAACGAGTCGCATTTATCTGAAATCATTCAACAGTTGCCAACAAGCATGATGGTCTCCGCCGGGATCGTCGAGGGACGCAATGTGTGGAAGAACGATCTGCGTTGCAGCCGGGAGCGGCTCGACAGGTTGCGCAACATGATTGGTGACGAGCGGCTGATGATTGGCTCCACCAGTTCCCTGCTCCACGTGCCGGTGGACCTGTTTCAGGAGCAGCAGCTCGATCCGGCCATCAAAAGCTGGCTGGCCTTTGCCGTGCAGAAGTGCCGCGAAGTCGCCTTGCTGGCCCACCTGCTCGATGACGGCGATCACGAAGCACTGCTGCGCGGCAGTGACCATGTTCAGGCTACGCGCCGTAACGATTCGCGGGTCGAACGGCCCCTGGTGCGGCAGCGAGCTGCTCAGGTCAACGACGCCATGCTCACACGCACAGCCTACGCGTTGCGCCGTCCGCAACAGGCCCAGTGGCTGCACCTGCCGTTGCTGCCGACCACGACCATCGGCTCGTATCCACAAACCCGCGCCATCCGCCTCATGCGTCGTCGCTATCAGAGCGGCGAGGTCAGCGAACAGGTCTATCGCACGTTCATGCAGTCGGAGATTCACAATACCGTCAGTGAACAGGACGTCCTGGGCCTGGACGTGCTGGTGCATGGTGAGCCGGAGCGCAACGACATGGTTGAGTATTTTGGCCAGCAGATGGATGGCTTCTGCTTCAGCGAACACGGTTGGGTGCAGAGTTACGGCAGCCGCTGCGTCAAGCCGCCGATCATTTACGGCGATGTGTCGCGACCGCGCCCCATCACCGTAGAATGGATTCGCTACGCTCAAAGCCTGACCGACAAACCCATCAAAGGGATGGTCACCGGGCCGGTGACCATGCTGTGCTGGAGCTTTGTTCGCGACGATCTGCCGCGCGATGTCGTGTGCCGACAACTGGCTTTGGCCGTGCGCGACGAGGTGCAGGATTTGGAACAGGCCGGGATTCAGTTGATCCAGATCGATGAAGCCGCCCTGCGTGAAGGGATGCCGCTGCGCAAGGACGAAGCCGAAACCTATCTGCGCTGGGCCGTGGATTGCTTTCGCCTTACCAGCGCGGGCGTGGCCGACACCACCCAGATTCACAGCCACATGTGCTACAGCGATTTCAATACCATTCTGCCCTGGATTGCCGCCATGGACGCCGATGTGATCAGCATTGAGGCCAGCCGCAGCAACATGGACCTGCTTGAAGGCTTTCGTCGCCTTGAGTATCCCAACGAGATCGGGCCGGGCATCTATGACATCCACAGCCCGCGTGTACCCGAAGTGGCGGAACTGACCGATCTAATCTGGCGGGCACTGGAGGTGGTGCCGAAAGAGAAATTGTGGATCAACCCGGACTGCGGCCTGAAAACCCGCCAATGGCCGGAAGTGCGCGCAGCGCTACGCAATATGGTCTTGGCAGCCCATCAGGTGCGACAGAGGGTGGAACAGGATCAGCTGAGTTGCCGGACGGCGGATTGA
- a CDS encoding TonB-dependent receptor, whose translation MRRLLHDMAVCALFGIGAVLALEAPAHAEDLATTLEEITVTAVRVEEYISNHPQLVEVIGRREIDERNLATVEEALKTLPGVDVSQGSGSGSRVSIRGSGRSSGVLVLVDGRPLNSNQYGRLDLNTVPVDQVESITVFKPPVPVWLGPGGSDGAINIVTRIPPAADKSNGPRTTCKLRGGSYGLVAGSLSRMLELFDGTAQVTVSANHRDGKRRNSDRDTASAAVNWSRQGAQGVRYALSGRYYDSEYGCAGPTDNPTPAARQRYRKGSLESRYVDMLGENGTLETVLYGDLTTLRDRSQSGFVATLDECKAGFKADTTWTAPDESWEGRLGVLSEWNTIDQTLTGEHERFRNSLSGQYDRRFAALTTTIGLRGDVTNDYGIEPGFTAGIGWGMNEKVLIKISGGYTVNVPTFGQLYQTAHGSIDQTRGNADLDEERIWSYDLGIEYRPAKDALFQITLFRTDSADLISYQRGGDLIYRPMNIADAWREGIELTGKSPLCAGLSSETSLIVQHSENSATGQQLPYTPKVKIKQTLRYSLPGQKTRLEGTLRYEGRRYSQVENRAANAMGAFATLDLKASRAFTLRGVTCDGYVTVENLFDRRYQAHYGYPDDGIRVIAGVQARF comes from the coding sequence ATGAGACGATTGTTGCATGACATGGCAGTGTGCGCACTGTTCGGGATTGGGGCTGTGTTGGCACTGGAGGCTCCGGCGCACGCCGAGGATCTGGCCACCACTCTGGAGGAGATCACAGTCACTGCGGTCCGGGTCGAGGAGTATATCAGCAACCATCCACAATTGGTGGAGGTGATCGGGCGGCGGGAGATCGACGAACGCAATCTGGCCACGGTCGAGGAGGCGCTGAAGACCCTACCGGGCGTGGATGTTTCTCAGGGGAGCGGTAGCGGCAGCCGCGTCTCCATCCGAGGTTCCGGGCGTTCCTCGGGCGTGTTGGTACTGGTTGATGGCCGGCCCCTCAACAGCAATCAGTACGGTCGCCTCGACCTGAACACGGTGCCGGTGGATCAGGTCGAATCGATTACGGTGTTCAAGCCGCCGGTCCCGGTCTGGCTTGGTCCCGGTGGCAGCGACGGCGCCATCAACATCGTGACGCGAATTCCGCCTGCGGCGGATAAATCAAACGGTCCGCGCACCACGTGCAAGCTGCGCGGAGGCTCCTACGGATTGGTGGCGGGCAGTCTGAGTCGCATGCTGGAACTTTTTGATGGGACTGCCCAGGTTACGGTGTCCGCCAACCACCGCGACGGCAAGCGGCGCAACAGCGACCGGGACACGGCATCGGCGGCGGTCAACTGGAGTCGCCAGGGGGCACAGGGCGTTCGCTACGCGCTGAGCGGTCGTTACTACGATTCCGAATACGGTTGTGCGGGCCCCACCGACAATCCAACTCCGGCCGCCCGGCAGCGCTATCGCAAAGGATCGCTGGAAAGCCGCTATGTCGACATGCTGGGAGAAAACGGCACCTTGGAAACAGTCCTGTACGGCGATCTCACCACCCTGCGTGACCGTTCACAGTCTGGATTTGTCGCCACGCTGGACGAGTGCAAGGCCGGATTCAAGGCGGACACGACCTGGACGGCGCCAGACGAATCCTGGGAGGGGCGGCTTGGTGTCCTGTCGGAGTGGAACACAATCGACCAGACGCTGACCGGAGAACACGAGCGGTTTCGCAACAGTCTGAGCGGCCAGTATGATCGCCGTTTTGCGGCACTGACCACGACCATCGGCCTCAGGGGTGATGTCACCAACGATTACGGCATTGAACCCGGATTTACCGCCGGCATCGGTTGGGGGATGAACGAAAAGGTGTTGATCAAGATTTCGGGCGGCTATACGGTCAATGTCCCCACCTTCGGTCAGCTCTATCAGACCGCTCACGGTTCCATCGACCAGACTCGGGGGAACGCAGACTTGGACGAAGAGCGGATCTGGTCCTATGACCTCGGCATCGAGTACCGTCCGGCCAAGGACGCCCTCTTTCAGATCACTCTTTTTCGCACGGACAGCGCCGATCTGATCAGCTATCAGCGGGGAGGTGACCTGATCTACCGCCCGATGAACATTGCCGACGCCTGGCGTGAAGGGATCGAGCTGACCGGAAAGTCGCCTCTGTGCGCGGGATTGTCTTCGGAGACCAGTTTGATCGTGCAACATTCTGAAAACAGCGCCACCGGGCAGCAGCTGCCCTATACCCCGAAGGTGAAGATCAAGCAGACGTTGCGCTACAGCCTTCCGGGGCAGAAAACCCGCCTTGAGGGAACCCTGCGTTATGAAGGGCGACGCTACAGCCAGGTGGAGAACCGGGCGGCCAATGCGATGGGGGCTTTTGCGACACTCGATCTGAAGGCGAGCCGTGCGTTCACCTTGCGCGGCGTAACTTGTGACGGCTACGTAACGGTGGAGAACCTTTTTGATCGACGTTATCAGGCGCATTATGGGTATCCGGATGACGGCATCCGCGTTATTGCCGGGGTGCAGGCACGTTTCTGA
- a CDS encoding short-chain fatty acyl-CoA regulator family protein, which yields MEKIFMGVRLRRLREERGLTQAALARALELSPSYLNQIERNQRPLTVAVLLKLNAAFGVDVQLFAEDAEARLITELRELFSDQAEERVSLAEIRELATNMPAVARTLLRQAHNQRQANEREEALAVRLGLDRSEISIGKRMPFEEVRDFFYARRNHISELDELAERLAEEWQLRPGHTAEGLEKRLARTHGIRTVRGAVDNADNDFQRRFDSAQRVLTLSSQLESGQAAFQLATQLAFLEAGAQIDTLTAEADPASDEARRLTRIGLANYFAGALILPYRQFLHQAEQLHYDAELLGRIFGVGFETICHRLSTLQRPGASGVPFFFIRVDRAGNISKRQSATDFHFSRTGGTCPLWNIYDAFAQPGKIFTQLSAMPDGRRYFWIARTVSHHYGGFGAAGKIYSVGLGCDLRHAEQLVYSRGLDLKDADGFTLIGTNCKLCPRTDCLQRAFPQVGTTLPVDENQRGFSPYTT from the coding sequence ATGGAAAAAATCTTTATGGGCGTGCGCTTGCGGCGCCTGCGCGAGGAGCGCGGCCTGACCCAGGCGGCCCTGGCACGCGCGCTGGAATTGTCGCCGAGCTATCTGAATCAGATTGAACGCAACCAGCGGCCCTTGACCGTGGCGGTATTGCTGAAACTCAACGCTGCCTTTGGCGTCGATGTTCAATTGTTTGCGGAAGACGCCGAGGCGCGTTTGATCACCGAACTGCGCGAGCTGTTCAGCGACCAGGCGGAAGAGCGCGTCTCCCTTGCCGAGATCCGGGAGCTGGCCACCAACATGCCGGCGGTGGCGCGGACGCTTCTGCGCCAGGCTCACAACCAGCGTCAGGCCAACGAGCGTGAGGAAGCTCTGGCCGTCCGTCTCGGTCTGGATCGCAGTGAGATCAGCATCGGTAAACGGATGCCGTTTGAGGAAGTTCGCGATTTTTTCTATGCCCGCCGCAATCACATCAGCGAACTTGATGAGCTGGCCGAAAGGCTGGCCGAAGAGTGGCAACTGCGGCCCGGACACACCGCCGAGGGGCTGGAAAAGCGCCTGGCCCGGACCCACGGCATCCGCACCGTGCGCGGCGCGGTGGACAACGCCGACAACGATTTCCAACGCCGTTTCGATAGCGCCCAGCGCGTCCTGACGCTGTCGTCCCAACTGGAAAGCGGTCAGGCGGCATTTCAACTGGCCACCCAGCTTGCCTTCCTCGAAGCGGGCGCGCAGATTGACACCCTGACCGCTGAGGCAGACCCAGCGAGCGACGAAGCTCGCCGCCTCACCCGCATCGGCCTGGCCAATTATTTTGCCGGGGCCCTGATTCTGCCCTACCGGCAATTTTTACACCAGGCGGAACAGCTTCACTATGATGCCGAACTGCTCGGGCGGATCTTCGGTGTCGGTTTTGAAACCATCTGTCACCGCCTCTCCACCCTGCAACGCCCCGGAGCAAGCGGCGTGCCGTTCTTTTTTATTCGTGTCGACCGCGCCGGCAACATCTCCAAACGCCAGTCAGCGACGGATTTTCACTTTTCCCGCACCGGCGGCACCTGCCCGCTGTGGAATATTTACGACGCCTTTGCCCAACCGGGCAAGATCTTCACCCAACTTTCCGCCATGCCGGACGGTCGCCGTTATTTCTGGATTGCCAGGACGGTGTCGCATCATTACGGCGGCTTCGGCGCGGCGGGCAAGATCTATTCCGTCGGCCTCGGCTGTGATCTGCGCCATGCGGAGCAACTGGTCTACAGCCGGGGCCTTGACCTCAAAGACGCCGACGGCTTCACCCTGATCGGGACCAACTGCAAGCTCTGCCCACGCACGGATTGTCTGCAGCGGGCCTTTCCCCAGGTTGGCACCACGTTGCCCGTGGATGAAAACCAGCGCGGATTTTCACCCTATACCACCTGA